TTTTATTGGAATATTCCATCTTTTATgtgcaaaaaatatcaaattacaTTTGATAGATTGCTAACGGAATATGgaataattcaaaatcaaaacgaTTCGTTTCGAGGAGACAAAATATCAATTCTCTATGATCCTGGTAATTTTCCTGCAATTTTgcagaacacctcttcaaaggAATTTGTATATCGAAACCACGGGGTACCGCAGGAAGGCAATTTGTCAGCGCATTTGGAACTTTTTGAAAAGCAGCTGGCAGAGCTCATACCGGATTCCAATTTTTCGGGCATTGCAATAATAGATTTTGAATCTTGGAGGCCAATCTACAGGCAAAATTTCGGAGTGCTCAAGCCATATAAGGCTCTTTCAATGCAAATTGAACAGAAAAAGCATCCCCGATGGTCGAAAGCACAAGTTGAAAAAGAGGCAGAGTCTAACTTTGAAATTGGTGCTAAGGTTTTTATGATCAACACTTTGCTGACGGCTAAAAAAATGCGTCCATATGGTAAATGGGGATACTATGCATTTCCATATTGCTTTAATAATGGGAACGGGTTCAATCCGGAGCAATGTGCCAAAGGTGTTCATGATGAAAATAATATGTGAGTTTGCTGCCACACTcatttcttatacaaacattATGTTAacgaaaaactaaattaagGATCCAATGGATGTTCCAATCTTCAGATGTAATTTATCCCTCTGTATACTTGCAAGAGCGAATTC
This window of the Eupeodes corollae chromosome 3, idEupCoro1.1, whole genome shotgun sequence genome carries:
- the LOC129952013 gene encoding hyaluronidase Tab y 2.0101-like, translating into MDFATWLFGSLMFYFWICTGASDFKFYWNIPSFMCKKYQITFDRLLTEYGIIQNQNDSFRGDKISILYDPGNFPAILQNTSSKEFVYRNHGVPQEGNLSAHLELFEKQLAELIPDSNFSGIAIIDFESWRPIYRQNFGVLKPYKALSMQIEQKKHPRWSKAQVEKEAESNFEIGAKVFMINTLLTAKKMRPYGKWGYYAFPYCFNNGNGFNPEQCAKGVHDENNMIQWMFQSSDVIYPSVYLQERIPPFNRIPFVRGRVSEALRVAKMSDEKVRPQVLVYHRYVFTDTLRQIDAATTFNIFQEIKQNGADGIVLWGSSYDLDTKAKCQQFQIYLKEKLGPAVRLASHLGI